In one Pseudomonas sp. SCA2728.1_7 genomic region, the following are encoded:
- a CDS encoding cytochrome c: MKLFLTRLTLAVGLAAPVLFAHADDQVKRGEYLARAADCMACHTAPGGAPFAGGLPIVSPFGTIYGTNITPSKEHGIGLYNDDEFFAALTEGKRRDEANLYPAMPYTSYHLMPREDSDAIHAYLKTIEPIERPAPVTSLSFPFNVRPGLIGWNMMYGKALKLEPAEGKSEAWKRGQYMVEVLGHCGECHTPRGLPGAMQLDKRLTGGILNGYLAPSLLATDLAARGWNEQDLATFLKHGMSAQGTMFNEMFPVFHNSTQGLNDTDLAAMATFLLGDKPPAAKALVEVPVEKLSASAQRGQQEYLNVCAGCHAVGGEGKPHIAVAMRGNTTLRLEDPRNLLRVIEDGIGEQKFSGFEHMQPMPGFADKLSPEQLTDLLNYLRQGWGGQSAELAVSDVQKLQADAPSIEHKAH, encoded by the coding sequence ATGAAGCTTTTTCTGACCCGCCTGACCCTGGCGGTCGGCCTCGCTGCGCCGGTGTTGTTTGCCCACGCCGATGATCAGGTCAAGCGCGGCGAGTATCTCGCTCGCGCCGCTGACTGCATGGCTTGCCACACTGCACCGGGCGGCGCGCCGTTTGCCGGCGGCCTGCCGATCGTCTCGCCGTTCGGCACGATCTATGGCACCAACATCACCCCGAGCAAAGAGCACGGCATCGGTCTGTACAACGATGACGAGTTCTTCGCCGCGCTGACCGAAGGCAAGCGTCGTGACGAGGCGAACCTGTATCCGGCGATGCCTTACACCTCGTATCACCTGATGCCGCGTGAAGATTCGGATGCGATCCATGCCTACCTGAAAACCATCGAACCGATCGAGCGCCCAGCCCCGGTTACCAGCCTGAGCTTCCCGTTCAACGTGCGTCCGGGCCTGATCGGCTGGAACATGATGTACGGCAAAGCGCTGAAGCTGGAGCCAGCCGAAGGCAAAAGCGAAGCCTGGAAACGCGGCCAGTACATGGTCGAAGTCCTCGGTCACTGCGGTGAGTGCCACACGCCACGCGGCCTGCCGGGTGCGATGCAGCTGGACAAGCGTCTGACTGGCGGCATCCTCAATGGTTATCTGGCACCGAGCCTGCTGGCTACCGATCTGGCCGCTCGCGGCTGGAACGAGCAGGATCTGGCCACGTTCCTCAAGCACGGCATGAGCGCGCAGGGGACGATGTTCAACGAAATGTTCCCGGTGTTTCACAACAGCACGCAAGGCCTGAACGATACCGATCTGGCAGCGATGGCGACGTTCCTGCTCGGCGACAAACCGCCAGCCGCCAAAGCCCTCGTCGAAGTGCCAGTAGAAAAACTCAGCGCCAGCGCCCAGCGCGGACAGCAGGAGTACCTGAACGTCTGCGCCGGCTGTCACGCGGTCGGTGGCGAAGGCAAGCCGCACATCGCGGTGGCCATGCGCGGCAACACCACGTTGCGCCTCGAAGATCCACGCAATCTGTTGCGGGTGATCGAGGATGGTATTGGCGAACAGAAGTTCTCCGGGTTCGAGCACATGCAACCAATGCCGGGTTTCGCTGACAAGCTCAGTCCTGAACAGCTGACCGATCTGCTCAACTACCTGCGTCAAGGTTGGGGTGGTCAGTCCGCTGAACTGGCGGTGAGCGACGTGCAGAAACTGCAAGCCGACGCACCGTCCATCGAGCACAAGGCGCACTGA
- a CDS encoding (2Fe-2S)-binding protein: MANRPLQLTLNGQSVGPVDIPDDLPMIDYLHEYKNLTGSRLGCGQGICHACVVIVDNPDGTSEEVRTCITGAHYFEGKKVRTIEAHAKRDESGQVTELNPIQQRFVDEFAFQCSYCAPGFVNAATVLVEKLQRQPIVQSKLEQVIEDSLGHHVCRCTGYVRYYNATRNVLTDLGLVKEG, translated from the coding sequence ATGGCTAACCGTCCGCTTCAACTGACCCTCAATGGTCAATCCGTCGGCCCGGTGGACATCCCTGATGACCTGCCGATGATCGACTACCTGCACGAATATAAAAACCTCACCGGCTCGCGTCTGGGCTGCGGCCAGGGCATCTGCCACGCCTGTGTGGTGATCGTCGACAACCCGGACGGCACCAGCGAAGAAGTGCGCACCTGCATCACCGGCGCGCATTACTTCGAAGGCAAGAAAGTCCGCACCATCGAAGCTCACGCCAAGCGCGACGAATCGGGACAGGTCACCGAGCTGAATCCGATCCAGCAGCGCTTCGTCGATGAGTTCGCGTTCCAGTGCAGCTACTGCGCGCCGGGCTTCGTCAATGCTGCGACCGTGCTGGTTGAAAAGCTGCAGCGCCAGCCGATCGTGCAGAGCAAGCTCGAACAAGTCATCGAGGACAGCCTCGGCCATCACGTCTGCCGTTGCACCGGGTACGTGCGTTATTACAACGCCACCCGCAACGTGCTGACCGATCTCGGCCTGGTCAAGGAGGGTTAA
- a CDS encoding xanthine dehydrogenase family protein molybdopterin-binding subunit has protein sequence MSNRDISRRSFLQGGLVAGVSVTLTPLSSQALAALMENTVTVPSEKWLGSNGKARQRNDALSKVCGSKVFARDIRSKDMPGWPEQQGHAMLLKTIKADRIYAGYDLSWLGADLQPDRIVTAADLDKDGIVFPEEHAPDPLLPEGKVPMFIGHPVAILIWNDFERFRQAKNKLKFNDKAIRYGAQVPFYEGDPYGSFRYVRVGGATSADEDEFASLKDSILFPMLKNRRPVWNSQPNLHGNLTERGLFYADRMKKEIDTPPDNWLVFDERYKTPSIEPAAMEPDNGNGWYDPKTKTLHFVVATQCPLEAATETAKMIAPSRFGLDNLNMHPGYTVGYGSKDHNIFVYYAALAALYGAGVPVRLANDRYEQFQSGIKRHPFDIRYQLAVDKNDYSFKIFRSEMSVDGGGRINYSPSVAAVGATAAQSIYYMPQNDLQVTAYHSRGVEAGSMRGYGTLQSMAATEMMVDEIANRLGVDAIDLRRKNALRSGMKNTQGAIPAGALRLHEILDKASVHEVWKNRDAIKKQREAADPDNWYGVGFAICQKDFGTGSEAPMASIEFTADGRITLRHIGIEIGTGMSTSQALVVADFLGSPAHEVKTGETEWKEMQLITSGNPYIMSQAEQDNLLRNPRWVGKLASASSATNSAYYFSHATREAARVLFNNGLWPAAMEIWRQGPYGGQANPYVVRREDAHWVDGKLTANGMQPLSFEELAKHAHERGLVTGATVHAFNRWSWAEAEYSIDGVRERLPLDGLAVKYGDGAPKAKKALMNTAGFHLLDRQNINYPVVQLNNAAVTYYSPVATLVELKVNKGSAEVEVLNHHSWVECGRVLVEELVKGQLEGGIAMGIGHALMEEMPLYEGGPGEGDWNFNRYRLPMARHVAVWKQTSEILPALSPSDPSKGIAEVVMIPIVGAIGNAVAHAIGKRVRDLPITAARIKEALNG, from the coding sequence ATGTCCAACCGTGATATATCCCGGCGCTCGTTCCTCCAGGGCGGGCTGGTGGCGGGTGTGAGCGTCACGCTCACGCCGCTCAGCAGTCAGGCGCTGGCTGCCTTGATGGAAAACACTGTCACCGTGCCGTCCGAGAAGTGGCTCGGCAGCAACGGCAAGGCGCGTCAGCGTAACGACGCACTGTCCAAGGTCTGCGGCAGCAAAGTCTTCGCCCGCGACATCCGCTCCAAGGACATGCCGGGCTGGCCCGAGCAGCAAGGCCACGCCATGCTGCTGAAAACCATCAAGGCTGACCGCATCTACGCCGGTTACGACCTGTCGTGGCTCGGCGCCGATTTGCAGCCGGACCGCATCGTCACCGCCGCTGACCTGGACAAGGACGGCATCGTCTTCCCGGAGGAGCACGCGCCTGATCCGCTGCTGCCAGAAGGCAAGGTGCCGATGTTCATCGGTCACCCGGTGGCGATCCTGATCTGGAATGACTTCGAGCGTTTCCGTCAGGCCAAGAACAAACTCAAATTCAATGACAAAGCGATTCGTTACGGTGCACAAGTGCCGTTCTACGAAGGCGATCCCTACGGTAGCTTCCGCTACGTACGTGTGGGCGGCGCGACTTCGGCCGACGAAGACGAATTCGCCAGCCTGAAGGATTCGATCCTCTTTCCGATGCTGAAAAACCGTCGTCCGGTATGGAATTCCCAGCCGAATCTGCACGGTAATCTCACCGAGCGCGGCCTGTTCTACGCCGACCGCATGAAGAAAGAGATCGATACGCCGCCGGACAACTGGCTGGTGTTCGACGAGCGCTACAAAACCCCGTCGATCGAACCGGCCGCCATGGAACCGGATAACGGCAACGGCTGGTACGACCCGAAAACCAAAACCCTGCACTTCGTGGTGGCTACCCAGTGCCCGCTGGAAGCTGCGACCGAGACCGCGAAAATGATCGCGCCGTCGCGCTTCGGCCTCGACAATCTGAACATGCACCCGGGTTACACCGTCGGTTACGGTTCCAAAGATCACAACATCTTCGTTTACTACGCAGCCCTGGCCGCGTTGTACGGCGCCGGTGTGCCAGTGCGCTTGGCCAACGACCGCTATGAGCAGTTTCAGAGCGGCATCAAGCGTCACCCGTTCGACATCCGCTACCAATTGGCCGTGGACAAGAACGACTACAGCTTCAAGATTTTCCGCTCTGAAATGAGCGTCGACGGTGGTGGCCGCATCAACTACAGCCCATCGGTAGCCGCGGTTGGCGCCACGGCCGCGCAGTCGATCTACTACATGCCGCAGAACGATCTGCAAGTCACCGCCTACCACTCGCGTGGTGTTGAGGCCGGTTCGATGCGCGGTTACGGCACCCTGCAAAGCATGGCGGCGACCGAGATGATGGTCGACGAAATCGCCAACCGTCTCGGTGTCGATGCGATTGACCTGCGTCGCAAGAACGCCCTGCGTTCCGGCATGAAAAACACTCAGGGCGCGATCCCGGCCGGTGCCTTGCGCCTGCACGAAATCCTCGACAAGGCCTCGGTGCACGAGGTCTGGAAAAACCGCGACGCGATCAAGAAACAGCGCGAAGCCGCCGACCCGGACAACTGGTACGGCGTTGGTTTTGCCATTTGCCAGAAAGACTTCGGCACCGGTTCCGAAGCGCCAATGGCCAGCATTGAGTTTACCGCCGACGGTCGCATCACCTTGCGCCACATCGGCATTGAAATCGGCACCGGCATGTCCACCTCGCAAGCCCTGGTCGTGGCCGATTTCCTCGGCAGCCCGGCGCACGAAGTGAAGACCGGCGAAACCGAATGGAAGGAAATGCAGCTGATCACCAGCGGCAACCCTTACATCATGAGCCAGGCCGAACAGGACAACCTGCTGCGCAACCCGCGCTGGGTCGGCAAACTGGCTTCGGCTTCTTCCGCGACCAACTCGGCTTACTACTTCAGTCACGCTACCCGTGAAGCAGCGCGCGTGCTGTTCAACAACGGTTTGTGGCCGGCGGCCATGGAAATCTGGCGTCAGGGTCCTTACGGCGGTCAAGCCAACCCTTACGTGGTGCGTCGCGAAGATGCGCACTGGGTCGACGGCAAGCTCACCGCCAACGGCATGCAGCCGTTGAGCTTCGAAGAGCTGGCCAAACACGCTCACGAGCGTGGCCTGGTCACCGGCGCCACCGTTCACGCGTTCAACCGCTGGAGCTGGGCCGAGGCCGAATACAGCATCGACGGTGTGCGCGAACGTCTGCCGCTGGATGGTCTGGCAGTGAAGTACGGTGATGGCGCACCGAAAGCGAAGAAAGCGCTGATGAACACGGCGGGTTTCCACCTGTTGGACCGCCAGAACATCAATTATCCGGTTGTGCAGTTGAACAACGCTGCCGTGACTTACTACAGCCCGGTCGCGACGCTGGTCGAACTGAAGGTCAACAAGGGTTCTGCTGAAGTCGAAGTGCTCAACCACCATTCGTGGGTTGAGTGCGGTCGTGTGTTGGTTGAAGAATTGGTCAAAGGCCAGCTCGAAGGCGGTATCGCCATGGGCATCGGTCACGCCTTGATGGAAGAGATGCCGCTGTACGAAGGTGGACCGGGGGAGGGTGACTGGAACTTCAACCGTTACCGTCTGCCGATGGCGCGTCACGTTGCCGTGTGGAAGCAGACGTCGGAGATTCTCCCGGCGCTGTCGCCGAGCGACCCGTCGAAAGGCATCGCCGAAGTGGTGATGATCCCGATTGTCGGTGCCATCGGTAACGCTGTGGCCCACGCCATCGGTAAACGTGTTCGCGATCTGCCAATCACTGCTGCGCGCATCAAGGAGGCCCTCAATGGCTAA